From a single Microbacterium murale genomic region:
- the ispG gene encoding flavodoxin-dependent (E)-4-hydroxy-3-methylbut-2-enyl-diphosphate synthase produces the protein MPAVNLGMPRVPEVLSPRRKSRQISVGKVLVGGDAPVSVQSMTTTKTTDINATLQQIAELTASGCEIVRVAVPHQDDADALKIIAMKSQIPVIADIHFQPRYIYTAIDAGCGAVRVNPGNIREFDGNVGKIAEAAKAAGVSLRIGVNAGSLDKRILQKHGKATAEALVESAVWEASLFEEHDFHDFKISVKHNDPVVMVKAYRLLAERGDWPLHLGVTEAGPAFQGTIKSATAFGILLSEGIGDTIRVSLSAPPAEEVKVGHQILQSLNLRERKLEIVSCPSCGRAQVDVYTLADNVTEGLKDMTVPLRVAVMGCVVNGPGEAREADLGVASGNGKGQIFVKGEVIKTVPEADIVATLIEEANRIAAEMGPDAKPGTAQVVTA, from the coding sequence GTGCCTGCAGTGAATCTTGGGATGCCGCGCGTCCCCGAAGTCCTGAGTCCTCGTCGCAAGTCCCGACAGATCAGTGTCGGAAAGGTGCTCGTCGGTGGCGATGCGCCCGTGAGCGTCCAGTCGATGACGACGACGAAGACGACCGACATCAATGCCACGCTTCAGCAGATCGCCGAGCTCACCGCCTCCGGCTGCGAGATCGTGCGCGTCGCGGTGCCGCATCAGGACGACGCGGATGCACTGAAGATCATCGCGATGAAGAGCCAGATCCCGGTGATCGCCGACATCCATTTCCAGCCGCGTTACATCTACACCGCGATCGACGCGGGCTGCGGAGCCGTGCGCGTGAACCCAGGGAACATCCGCGAGTTCGACGGGAACGTCGGCAAGATCGCCGAAGCCGCGAAGGCTGCGGGCGTCTCGCTCCGCATCGGCGTGAATGCCGGCTCGCTCGACAAGCGCATCCTGCAGAAGCACGGCAAGGCCACGGCAGAGGCGCTCGTGGAGAGCGCCGTATGGGAGGCATCGCTGTTCGAGGAGCACGACTTCCACGACTTCAAGATCTCGGTCAAGCACAATGATCCGGTCGTCATGGTGAAGGCCTACCGCCTACTGGCTGAGCGGGGCGATTGGCCCCTGCACCTCGGCGTGACCGAAGCCGGCCCCGCGTTCCAGGGCACGATCAAGTCGGCGACCGCGTTCGGAATCCTGCTGTCGGAAGGTATCGGCGACACCATCCGCGTCTCGCTGTCCGCCCCGCCCGCGGAAGAGGTCAAGGTCGGCCACCAGATCCTGCAGTCGCTGAATCTACGAGAGCGCAAGCTCGAGATCGTCTCGTGCCCGTCGTGCGGACGTGCGCAGGTCGATGTCTACACGCTTGCCGACAACGTCACTGAGGGCCTGAAGGACATGACGGTGCCGTTGCGCGTCGCGGTGATGGGGTGCGTCGTGAACGGCCCCGGCGAGGCACGCGAAGCCGACCTCGGCGTGGCCTCCGGCAACGGCAAGGGTCAGATCTTCGTCAAGGGCGAGGTCATCAAGACCGTGCCCGAGGCCGACATCGTCGCGACGCTGATCGAGGAAGCGAATCGCATCGCCGCCGAGATGGGCCCGGACGCCAAGCCCGGCACCGCGCAGGTCGTCACGGCATGA
- a CDS encoding SIMPL domain-containing protein codes for MTVITVDGLGERHLAAERATLTAHVAVAHRDRSESIAEGTAVHARIALEATQLRDSGAATWHSVDPLATNVRTWTDKDGRKHQDHVTSGTVRIKLAQLARVADAVAELSTLGATVSASWALTEATKLRVTKELRAAAVRDASAKADDFASALGTTVAEVVRVTETGGYTPPGARGAAGGQKEELTIPEITVRVGITGEYETN; via the coding sequence ATGACGGTGATCACGGTCGATGGTCTCGGTGAGAGGCACCTCGCCGCGGAACGGGCGACGCTGACGGCTCACGTCGCGGTCGCACATCGTGATCGTTCCGAGTCGATTGCTGAGGGCACCGCCGTGCACGCGCGGATAGCGCTGGAAGCAACGCAGCTGCGCGACTCCGGCGCGGCGACGTGGCATTCCGTCGATCCTCTTGCCACGAACGTGCGCACATGGACCGACAAGGACGGCAGGAAGCACCAGGATCATGTCACGAGCGGCACCGTACGGATCAAGCTCGCTCAGCTCGCACGCGTCGCTGATGCGGTCGCGGAGTTGAGCACGCTCGGCGCCACGGTCTCGGCTTCGTGGGCGTTGACTGAGGCGACGAAGCTCCGCGTCACCAAGGAGCTGCGCGCTGCCGCAGTGCGGGATGCGAGCGCCAAAGCGGACGATTTCGCGTCGGCGCTCGGGACGACGGTCGCCGAGGTCGTGCGGGTGACGGAGACGGGCGGTTATACACCCCCAGGGGCGCGTGGTGCAGCCGGCGGTCAGAAAGAAGAGCTCACGATCCCGGAGATCACCGTGCGCGTGGGCATCACGGGCGAATACGAGACCAACTGA
- a CDS encoding nuclear transport factor 2 family protein, with translation MTEITLPAPVQALVESINNADTEAFVAAFTPEGFVSDWGTVKAGPEGVRGWAESDAIGAGAKMTVLSADTSGDTTRIRFGWSSRVFNGESDGIFVVDGDKLASFTIPPAH, from the coding sequence ATGACTGAGATCACCCTTCCCGCGCCGGTGCAGGCGCTCGTCGAATCGATCAACAACGCCGACACCGAAGCGTTCGTCGCTGCGTTCACACCCGAAGGTTTCGTGAGCGACTGGGGAACGGTAAAGGCCGGGCCGGAGGGCGTGCGCGGCTGGGCGGAGAGCGACGCGATCGGGGCCGGCGCGAAGATGACAGTTCTGTCCGCGGACACGTCGGGTGACACCACTCGCATTCGATTCGGTTGGTCCAGCCGCGTGTTCAACGGGGAGTCCGACGGCATCTTCGTCGTCGACGGAGACAAACTGGCGAGCTTCACGATTCCGCCGGCTCACTGA
- a CDS encoding GNAT family N-acetyltransferase — MWHIRPDDLTGEAIRALVAEHLSHMHSLSPAESVHALDLTAMRKPGLTMFTAWNGTVLGGMAALQRLDTRHGELKSMRTTAAARGRGAGRALLQHVVNHARTEGLASLSLETGTENEFAPARALYVSEGFVECGPFADYAEDPLSVFMTRAL, encoded by the coding sequence ATGTGGCACATCCGTCCTGACGATCTCACCGGTGAAGCGATCCGTGCGCTCGTGGCGGAACATCTGTCACACATGCACAGTCTGTCTCCGGCGGAGAGCGTCCACGCACTCGACCTCACGGCGATGCGGAAGCCCGGCCTGACGATGTTCACGGCCTGGAACGGCACGGTTCTCGGCGGTATGGCCGCACTGCAGCGGCTGGACACGCGTCACGGCGAGCTCAAGTCGATGCGCACCACCGCAGCGGCGCGCGGACGCGGCGCCGGGCGCGCGCTACTCCAGCACGTCGTGAACCACGCACGCACCGAGGGACTCGCCTCGCTATCGCTCGAGACCGGAACCGAGAACGAGTTCGCCCCCGCACGCGCGCTCTACGTCAGCGAAGGCTTCGTCGAGTGCGGACCTTTCGCTGACTATGCCGAGGATCCGCTGTCGGTCTTCATGACTCGCGCGCTGTGA
- a CDS encoding aminoglycoside phosphotransferase family protein, producing MSGWHLDRLNPAQVAWVEARLREPRLVSDMSWNLIESIVLRLRTSSGDEVVVKAGDSTNHHIDREIAAHPTYTQPLTSTGHAARMLDAFPEQRVMLLDYLPGHLLEGTDAELQPDAYAQAGSLLRRLHTQTSREDDEYEERTTARALSWFDRPHRLDADAEREARRILEADSAPMVSVVPTHGDWQPRNWLIDEGTVRVIDFGRFAFRPAATDLVRLAAKQWRGRPDLEHAFLDGYGEDPRDQERWRLHELREAIGTACWAYQVGDEAFEAEGHRMLADALAAF from the coding sequence ATGAGCGGCTGGCATCTCGATCGCCTCAACCCCGCCCAGGTGGCGTGGGTTGAGGCGAGGCTTCGTGAACCCCGATTGGTGAGCGACATGTCCTGGAATCTCATCGAATCGATCGTGCTCCGATTGCGCACGTCAAGCGGAGACGAGGTGGTGGTCAAGGCCGGAGATTCCACCAACCATCACATCGACCGCGAGATCGCTGCGCACCCGACGTACACGCAGCCGCTGACCTCGACGGGCCATGCGGCGAGGATGCTCGACGCCTTCCCCGAGCAGCGCGTGATGCTGCTGGACTATCTGCCGGGCCACCTCCTCGAGGGGACTGACGCAGAGCTCCAGCCTGATGCATACGCTCAGGCTGGTTCGCTGCTGCGCAGGCTGCACACGCAGACGAGCCGCGAAGACGACGAGTACGAGGAGAGGACGACGGCTCGGGCGCTGTCCTGGTTCGACCGACCGCACCGACTCGACGCGGATGCCGAGCGGGAGGCACGCCGCATCCTGGAAGCGGATTCGGCACCGATGGTGTCGGTCGTGCCGACTCACGGTGATTGGCAGCCACGGAACTGGCTGATCGATGAGGGCACCGTGCGCGTGATCGATTTCGGTCGCTTCGCGTTCCGTCCCGCGGCGACGGATCTCGTCCGACTGGCGGCGAAGCAGTGGCGCGGACGGCCAGACCTCGAACACGCGTTCCTCGACGGATATGGTGAGGACCCCCGCGACCAGGAGCGCTGGCGTCTCCACGAGCTGCGCGAGGCGATCGGCACCGCCTGCTGGGCCTACCAGGTCGGCGACGAGGCGTTCGAGGCGGAGGGGCATCGCATGCTGGCAGACGCGCTGGCGGCGTTCTGA
- a CDS encoding RNB domain-containing ribonuclease, whose protein sequence is MPQRRSHIAPSAVESELADALAALREDLDTPTEFSPEAMVEAEAATAPEPDLNLRDVPFVTLDPLGAKDLDQAMHLARRGSGFEVRYAIADVPAFVTPGGAVDAAARERGQTLYAADGSIPLHPRVLSEDRASLLPEQDRPALVWTFDLDGTGVVSEFRLERALIRSRAQLDYVSAQHALDRGEESPLALLPVIGGLRQELEAQRGGASLNLPDSEVVQREDGTYDIDRQHPLPLEAWNAQLSLMTGMAAASLMIDAKVGVLRTMPEPDAKAFDAFRRQTKALGRPWKDGEYGEYLRSLDRDDPLTQPVLEAAASLFRGAGYVTFDGSVPADIEQAAIAAPYAHATAPLRRLVDRWALAICLAVSRDEEIPDWARESLTELPALMQQSGQRASRLNADTVNRVEAALLTPLVGSLIEATVIEVREDRATIQIADPAVTASAPLPASAKPGDTVSVRLVRADIGKGEVEFAEARQ, encoded by the coding sequence ATGCCTCAGCGTCGATCACACATCGCCCCGTCCGCCGTCGAGAGCGAACTCGCCGACGCGCTCGCCGCGCTCCGCGAGGACCTGGACACACCCACCGAGTTCTCACCGGAGGCCATGGTCGAAGCCGAGGCCGCCACCGCGCCGGAGCCCGATCTGAATCTGCGCGACGTGCCGTTCGTCACACTCGACCCGCTGGGCGCCAAAGATCTTGATCAGGCGATGCATCTCGCTCGCCGCGGTTCAGGTTTCGAGGTGCGTTATGCGATCGCGGACGTTCCCGCGTTCGTCACGCCGGGCGGGGCGGTGGATGCCGCAGCCCGTGAGCGCGGTCAGACGCTGTATGCGGCGGACGGTTCGATCCCGTTGCACCCGAGGGTTCTCAGCGAGGATCGGGCCTCCCTGCTGCCGGAGCAGGACCGGCCCGCCCTCGTGTGGACGTTCGATCTGGATGGCACCGGGGTCGTGTCGGAGTTCCGGTTGGAGCGCGCACTCATCCGATCGCGCGCACAGCTCGACTACGTGAGTGCGCAGCACGCGCTCGACCGCGGCGAGGAGTCGCCTCTGGCGCTGCTTCCCGTGATCGGCGGACTGCGGCAGGAACTCGAGGCGCAACGCGGAGGCGCCAGCCTGAACCTTCCCGACTCAGAGGTAGTGCAACGTGAAGACGGCACGTACGACATCGACCGCCAGCATCCGCTGCCGCTTGAGGCGTGGAACGCACAGTTGTCGCTCATGACGGGCATGGCCGCGGCATCGCTGATGATCGACGCCAAGGTGGGAGTGCTGCGCACGATGCCAGAGCCGGATGCGAAGGCATTCGACGCGTTCCGTCGACAGACCAAGGCATTGGGGCGACCATGGAAGGACGGCGAGTACGGGGAGTATCTCCGCTCGCTGGATCGCGACGATCCACTCACGCAGCCGGTCCTTGAGGCCGCGGCGTCGCTGTTCCGTGGAGCGGGTTACGTGACGTTCGACGGGTCGGTTCCCGCCGACATCGAGCAGGCGGCCATCGCGGCACCGTATGCCCACGCCACTGCTCCCCTTCGCAGGCTGGTCGATCGTTGGGCACTGGCGATCTGTCTCGCGGTGTCCCGAGATGAGGAGATTCCCGATTGGGCACGCGAGTCGCTCACCGAGCTTCCCGCCCTCATGCAGCAATCAGGCCAGCGAGCCTCTCGGCTCAATGCCGACACCGTCAACCGCGTCGAAGCGGCCCTGCTCACGCCGCTGGTCGGTTCCCTCATCGAGGCGACCGTCATCGAGGTGAGAGAAGATCGCGCGACGATCCAGATCGCGGACCCTGCAGTGACGGCATCCGCTCCCCTGCCTGCGAGCGCGAAACCGGGCGACACGGTGTCGGTTCGTCTTGTGCGCGCGGACATCGGCAAGGGCGAGGTGGAGTTCGCCGAAGCCCGGCAGTAG
- a CDS encoding isocitrate lyase/PEP mutase family protein: MTAAEKAQSLIALYHAPEILRVVNVWDVISAKAIADVSQTTALATAGHSIAATFGYADGQIPRDLMIDMVGRIAASTELPVSADLDDGYDDAGETTRLAIAAGIVGANVEDRLKPLAESVAVMEAIVKAGEAEGVPFALNARTDAFVRGGDRPVEASIADAIERGRAFLDVGATSVFIPGILDADVTRQLVEGIGERKISVIGLPGALTAAEYEALGVARISYGPMIQRVALTAVQDVAVSLYADGVIPASTRALN; the protein is encoded by the coding sequence ATGACCGCTGCAGAGAAGGCTCAGAGCCTCATCGCCCTTTACCACGCACCGGAGATCCTCCGCGTCGTCAACGTGTGGGATGTGATCTCGGCGAAAGCGATCGCCGATGTTTCGCAGACCACTGCCCTCGCCACCGCCGGCCACTCCATCGCCGCGACCTTCGGATACGCCGACGGCCAGATCCCGCGCGACCTCATGATCGACATGGTCGGTCGGATCGCGGCATCCACGGAGTTGCCCGTCTCCGCTGATCTCGATGACGGCTATGACGACGCGGGGGAGACCACTCGCCTTGCGATCGCCGCCGGCATCGTCGGCGCGAACGTCGAAGACCGCCTGAAGCCTCTTGCGGAATCCGTCGCAGTCATGGAGGCGATCGTGAAGGCCGGTGAGGCGGAGGGTGTGCCGTTCGCGCTCAACGCCCGCACCGACGCCTTCGTGCGCGGTGGCGATCGTCCCGTCGAGGCGAGCATCGCGGATGCCATCGAGCGCGGCCGCGCGTTCCTCGACGTGGGCGCGACCAGCGTGTTCATCCCCGGCATCCTCGACGCCGATGTCACTCGCCAGCTCGTCGAAGGGATCGGCGAGCGCAAGATCAGCGTCATCGGTCTCCCCGGCGCCCTGACCGCCGCCGAGTACGAAGCACTGGGAGTGGCACGCATCTCCTACGGTCCGATGATCCAGCGTGTCGCGCTCACCGCGGTGCAGGACGTCGCAGTGAGTCTGTACGCAGACGGCGTCATCCCCGCCAGCACCCGTGCGCTGAACTGA
- a CDS encoding proline--tRNA ligase produces the protein MVTRLSKFFLRTLREDPAEAEVIGHKLLLRAGYIRRQAAGIFAWLPLGLKVKAKIETIVREEMANAGAQEVHFPALMPREPYQATGRWDEYGDLLFRLQDRKEADYLLAPTHEEAFTLLVKDLYSSYKDLPLTLYQIQDKYRDEARPRAGLLRGREFTMKDAYSFDASDEGLDVSYMAQRDAYERIFQRLGLEYVIVQADAGAMGGSRSEEFLHPTPVGEDTFVRSEGGYAANVEAFTTAVPDAVPFDDAPAATIFDSPNTPTIETLVAHSNAVLDGEYTAADTLKNVVLALTHLDGTRELVIVGLPGDREIDEKRAEVAFAPAEVSTATEDDFENNPLLVKGYIGPWSPTGAVLGEESATDIRYLVDPRVSEGTRWITGANIDQKHAYSVVAGRDFEADGIVEIANVRDGDPAPDGSGPVSLARGMEIGHVFQLGRKYAEALGLKVLNENGKLVTVTMGSYGIGITRILAIIAELHNDDKGLIWPASVAPFDVHVVAAGRDQIAYEVAEKASATLEAAGLDVLYDDRPKVSPGVKFGDAELVGVPRVLVIGRGAAEGQVELWDRRTGERDELSLDEAIERLSR, from the coding sequence GTGGTCACTCGTCTCTCGAAATTCTTCCTCCGCACGCTCCGTGAAGACCCCGCCGAAGCGGAGGTCATCGGTCACAAACTGCTGCTCCGCGCCGGCTACATCCGTCGCCAGGCGGCAGGCATCTTCGCGTGGCTCCCACTGGGCCTGAAGGTCAAGGCGAAGATCGAGACCATCGTCCGTGAGGAGATGGCGAACGCCGGTGCGCAGGAGGTGCATTTTCCCGCCCTCATGCCGCGCGAGCCCTACCAGGCCACCGGACGCTGGGATGAGTACGGCGACCTGCTGTTCCGATTGCAGGATCGCAAGGAAGCCGATTACCTGCTCGCCCCCACGCACGAAGAGGCGTTCACGTTGCTCGTGAAGGACCTGTACTCGTCGTACAAGGATCTGCCGCTCACGCTCTATCAGATCCAGGACAAGTACCGCGATGAGGCCCGCCCTCGGGCCGGGCTGCTGCGCGGCCGCGAGTTCACCATGAAGGACGCCTATTCGTTCGACGCCTCGGACGAGGGACTCGACGTCAGCTACATGGCACAGCGCGATGCCTACGAGCGCATCTTCCAGCGTCTCGGCCTCGAGTACGTCATCGTGCAGGCGGATGCCGGCGCCATGGGCGGATCGCGCAGCGAGGAGTTCCTGCACCCGACTCCCGTCGGTGAAGACACGTTCGTGCGCAGCGAAGGCGGCTACGCCGCCAACGTCGAGGCATTCACCACCGCAGTTCCTGACGCCGTCCCGTTCGATGACGCTCCCGCCGCGACGATCTTCGACTCCCCGAACACGCCCACGATCGAGACGCTCGTCGCGCACTCGAATGCGGTGCTCGACGGCGAGTACACGGCGGCCGACACTCTCAAGAACGTCGTGCTCGCCCTGACTCACCTCGATGGCACGCGCGAGCTCGTCATCGTCGGGCTCCCCGGCGACCGCGAGATCGATGAGAAGCGCGCTGAGGTCGCCTTCGCCCCTGCCGAGGTCTCCACCGCGACAGAAGACGACTTCGAGAACAACCCGCTCCTCGTGAAGGGCTACATCGGCCCGTGGTCGCCGACCGGCGCCGTACTGGGCGAAGAATCCGCCACCGATATCCGCTACCTCGTCGACCCTCGCGTCTCCGAGGGCACCCGCTGGATCACTGGGGCCAACATCGACCAGAAGCACGCGTACTCGGTTGTCGCGGGTCGCGACTTCGAAGCCGACGGAATCGTCGAGATCGCCAACGTCCGCGACGGCGACCCTGCACCCGACGGCTCAGGTCCCGTGTCACTCGCACGCGGCATGGAGATCGGCCACGTCTTCCAGCTCGGCCGCAAGTACGCCGAGGCCCTGGGGCTCAAGGTTCTCAACGAGAACGGCAAGCTCGTCACCGTGACGATGGGCTCCTACGGCATCGGCATCACCCGCATCCTCGCGATCATCGCCGAACTCCACAACGACGACAAGGGCCTCATCTGGCCCGCATCGGTCGCGCCGTTCGACGTGCACGTCGTGGCGGCCGGTCGCGACCAGATCGCGTACGAGGTCGCAGAGAAGGCCTCAGCCACGCTGGAGGCTGCCGGTCTCGACGTGCTCTACGACGATCGTCCGAAGGTGTCGCCCGGTGTGAAGTTCGGCGATGCCGAGCTCGTCGGCGTCCCGCGTGTGCTCGTCATCGGACGTGGTGCCGCCGAGGGCCAGGTGGAACTCTGGGACCGCCGCACGGGGGAGCGCGACGAGCTCTCGTTGGACGAAGCGATCGAGCGGCTGAGTCGCTGA
- a CDS encoding LOG family protein, whose protein sequence is MNDVQPDELTAAVDEIMADAGITTNRALIRRMLSTSILLGQEDTERLDLKIASAALVEMRDAFRLFQPYAGVPKVTVFGSARTRQDDPLYVQARSVASVLAERGWMVVTGAGPGIMQAAAEGAGEKMALGVSIRLPFEEKPDAVVADDTHRVEMKYFFTRKLMLVKESTGFICLPGGFGTLDEMFELLTLQQTGKAEPMPIVLLDQPGGTFWKGLERFIVESLIPAGVISADDFDRVLVTDSAEEAVAEITGFWRNYDSLRWIDDLLVLRLKNAPTDAEIEMLNTEFASLLVEGRIALSTALPIEVADRDRVDLPRLSLHLRQREVGGLYRLIDAINALDSAG, encoded by the coding sequence ATGAACGACGTGCAGCCCGACGAACTGACCGCCGCGGTCGATGAGATCATGGCTGACGCGGGGATCACGACCAACCGGGCGCTGATCCGCAGAATGCTCAGCACGAGTATTCTTCTCGGTCAGGAAGACACGGAGCGGCTCGATCTGAAGATCGCATCGGCGGCCCTTGTAGAGATGCGCGACGCGTTCCGTCTCTTCCAGCCGTATGCGGGTGTGCCGAAGGTCACCGTGTTCGGCTCGGCACGAACGCGGCAGGATGACCCGCTCTACGTGCAGGCGCGCTCGGTGGCATCCGTGCTCGCAGAACGCGGGTGGATGGTCGTGACCGGTGCCGGTCCCGGCATCATGCAGGCGGCGGCCGAAGGCGCGGGCGAGAAGATGGCGCTCGGCGTCTCGATCCGTCTTCCGTTCGAGGAGAAGCCGGATGCCGTCGTCGCCGACGACACGCACCGCGTGGAGATGAAGTACTTCTTCACACGGAAGCTCATGCTCGTCAAGGAGTCGACCGGATTCATCTGTCTGCCCGGGGGCTTCGGCACCTTGGACGAGATGTTCGAGCTGTTGACGCTGCAGCAGACCGGCAAGGCGGAGCCCATGCCGATCGTGCTGCTCGACCAACCAGGGGGCACCTTCTGGAAGGGGCTCGAACGGTTCATCGTCGAGAGCCTGATTCCGGCCGGAGTCATCTCGGCTGACGATTTCGACCGCGTGCTGGTGACGGACTCGGCGGAAGAAGCCGTCGCCGAGATCACCGGATTCTGGCGCAACTACGACTCGTTGCGCTGGATCGATGATCTGCTTGTGCTTCGGCTGAAGAACGCGCCGACGGATGCCGAGATCGAGATGCTGAACACCGAGTTCGCTTCACTCCTGGTGGAGGGCCGGATCGCACTGAGCACCGCACTCCCGATCGAAGTCGCCGACCGCGACCGCGTGGATCTGCCGCGATTGTCGCTGCATCTGCGCCAGCGCGAGGTCGGCGGGCTCTACCGCCTCATCGACGCGATCAACGCGCTCGATTCCGCGGGCTGA